From Bacteroidota bacterium, one genomic window encodes:
- a CDS encoding sigma-54-dependent Fis family transcriptional regulator — protein MTKVLIIDDEEKLRNLLARIISLEGFEVMQAGDCKAAWKKLEQTDIDVILCDVKLPDGNGVELAKKIKDKFAIPEIILLTAYGKIPDGVQAIKNGAFDYITKGDDNNKIIPLLYRAIEKVDLAKRVKQLEKQLGDKHSFDKIIGKSKPIQKAIELARKVTATDTTVLLTGETGTGKEVFAQAIHQESNRNKNNFVAINCSAFSKELLESEMFGHKAGAFTGANKDQKGLFEEANNGTIFLDEIGEMSLELQAKLLRVLETGEFIRVGENKPTKVNVRIIAATNRDLQSEIEQGHFRRDLFYRISVFQIELPPLRERVIDIEPLMMNFLQNFSIKTNKKLFSVSKEYIEVLKLHHWKGNIRELKNVIERSVILSNDELAIESLPIELQSNLKGAKNGKILSAFDLASAEKIHIQKVLNYTNGNKTKTAELLNIALTTLYRKLAEYGLE, from the coding sequence TTGACAAAGGTTTTAATCATAGATGACGAAGAAAAGCTAAGAAATTTGCTGGCAAGGATTATTAGTTTAGAGGGCTTTGAAGTGATGCAAGCAGGAGACTGCAAAGCAGCTTGGAAAAAGCTGGAGCAAACTGATATTGATGTAATTCTTTGTGATGTAAAACTGCCTGACGGAAACGGTGTTGAACTTGCTAAAAAGATTAAAGATAAATTCGCAATACCTGAGATTATTCTATTAACTGCATATGGCAAAATTCCTGATGGTGTACAAGCTATTAAAAATGGCGCATTCGACTACATCACAAAAGGCGATGACAACAACAAAATTATTCCTTTGCTCTATCGGGCAATCGAAAAAGTAGATTTAGCCAAACGAGTAAAGCAACTTGAAAAGCAACTTGGCGATAAACATTCTTTCGATAAAATTATAGGCAAATCAAAACCTATTCAAAAGGCAATTGAATTAGCTCGTAAAGTTACTGCAACTGATACGACTGTTTTGCTAACAGGTGAAACAGGAACAGGAAAAGAAGTATTTGCGCAAGCTATCCATCAGGAAAGTAATAGAAATAAAAACAACTTTGTTGCCATCAACTGCTCTGCATTCAGCAAAGAACTTTTGGAGAGTGAAATGTTCGGACACAAAGCTGGAGCATTTACGGGAGCAAACAAAGACCAAAAAGGACTTTTTGAAGAAGCCAACAACGGAACGATTTTTTTAGATGAGATAGGAGAAATGTCTTTGGAGCTGCAAGCAAAACTTTTAAGGGTTTTGGAAACAGGAGAGTTTATCCGTGTAGGTGAAAATAAGCCAACCAAAGTAAATGTTCGCATCATTGCAGCAACCAATAGAGATTTACAAAGCGAAATTGAACAAGGACATTTCAGGAGAGATTTGTTTTACCGTATTTCTGTTTTTCAAATTGAGTTGCCGCCACTTAGAGAAAGAGTAATTGACATTGAACCTTTGATGATGAATTTTTTACAGAACTTTTCCATTAAAACCAACAAGAAATTATTTTCGGTTTCAAAGGAATATATTGAAGTATTAAAGCTACATCATTGGAAAGGAAATATTCGTGAACTAAAAAATGTTATTGAAAGAAGTGTAATTCTCTCAAATGATGAATTAGCAATTGAAAGCTTACCGATTGAATTACAAAGTAATTTAAAGGGTGCTAAAAATGGTAAAATACTTTCTGCCTTCGACTTAGCCAGTGCCGAAAAAATCCACATTCAAAAAGTGTTGAACTACACCAACGGAAACAAAACCAAAACTGCTGAATTGCTCAACATCGCCTTAACTACGCTTTATCGAAAGCTTGCCGAATACGGTTTAGAATAA
- the kdpF gene encoding K(+)-transporting ATPase subunit F: MTALFIIAIAVFGYICYVLLKPEKF, encoded by the coding sequence ATGACGGCATTATTCATCATCGCAATCGCAGTATTTGGCTATATATGCTATGTACTCTTAAAACCTGAAAAATTTTAA
- the kdpA gene encoding potassium-transporting ATPase subunit KdpA codes for MNTEIIGIIVMFGLTLLLAIPFGKYIAKVYAGEKTWLDPILNPLERLFYKVSGINVRDEMNWKQHLVALLTINAVWFIISMLVLTNMSWLPMNPDGNPDMSGDLAFNTAISFLVNCNLQHYSGETGLSYLGQFWLMFLQFVSAATGMAAVVVVFKAFREKTTTQLGNFYNYFLKSCTRILLPLSIIIASILAFEGAPMTFEGKDTMVSLQGDTVQVSTGPVAAFVAIKHVGTNGGGFFGVNSAHPFENPSYLTNITEMIAQLIIPFALIFAFGYFIRRKKFAWMIFGVMTVGFLMLAIPNIIMEMNGNPAISNMGIDNTLGAMEGKEIRLGAAASGFWSIVTTVISTGSVNSMHDSSMPLSGMNELLAMMINSFYGGVGVGILNFFIFIILAVFISGLMVGRTPEFMGKKVEAREMKIAMIIALLHPFLILVGTALAAASPQLTAATLANPGFHGFSEMLYEYTSSAANNGSGFEGLGDNTIWWNISTGFVLILGRFLPIIGPLAIAGLLAEKKFIPESNGTLKTDTSTFGLMVFTVIAIIAALAFFPALTLGPIAEYFSMLK; via the coding sequence ATGAACACAGAAATTATAGGCATCATAGTTATGTTCGGGCTTACGCTATTATTGGCAATACCCTTTGGGAAATATATCGCAAAGGTATATGCAGGAGAAAAAACCTGGCTCGACCCGATTTTAAACCCTTTAGAACGTTTGTTCTATAAGGTTTCAGGTATAAATGTTAGGGACGAAATGAACTGGAAACAGCATTTGGTAGCTCTACTTACGATCAATGCCGTTTGGTTTATCATTTCTATGTTGGTGCTTACCAATATGAGTTGGTTGCCTATGAACCCTGATGGCAATCCAGACATGAGCGGTGATTTGGCGTTTAATACAGCCATCTCATTTTTAGTGAACTGTAACTTACAACATTATTCAGGTGAAACAGGATTGAGTTATTTAGGTCAATTCTGGCTAATGTTCCTTCAGTTTGTATCGGCAGCTACCGGCATGGCAGCAGTGGTTGTAGTTTTTAAAGCATTCAGAGAAAAAACAACTACTCAATTGGGTAATTTTTATAATTACTTCTTAAAATCTTGTACACGTATTCTTTTACCTCTATCAATAATTATCGCTTCAATATTGGCTTTTGAAGGAGCTCCTATGACATTTGAAGGTAAAGATACCATGGTTAGCCTACAAGGAGACACTGTGCAAGTGAGTACCGGGCCAGTAGCCGCTTTTGTAGCTATCAAACACGTAGGTACAAATGGAGGAGGTTTTTTTGGTGTTAACAGTGCTCACCCTTTTGAAAACCCATCATACTTGACCAATATCACAGAGATGATTGCTCAACTTATTATTCCTTTTGCTTTGATTTTTGCTTTCGGTTATTTTATCAGAAGGAAAAAATTTGCCTGGATGATTTTTGGTGTTATGACAGTAGGTTTCTTAATGCTTGCCATTCCCAATATCATCATGGAAATGAATGGCAATCCAGCAATTTCTAATATGGGCATAGACAATACCCTTGGAGCAATGGAAGGAAAAGAAATAAGATTAGGAGCTGCAGCATCTGGATTTTGGAGTATTGTTACCACTGTTATTTCAACAGGTTCAGTAAACTCCATGCACGATAGTTCTATGCCACTTTCGGGTATGAATGAATTACTGGCCATGATGATCAACTCATTTTATGGAGGTGTGGGTGTAGGAATTCTAAACTTCTTCATATTCATCATTCTTGCAGTATTTATAAGTGGTCTGATGGTCGGTAGAACTCCTGAATTTATGGGTAAAAAGGTTGAAGCGAGGGAAATGAAAATTGCGATGATTATTGCATTATTACATCCATTTTTAATTTTGGTTGGAACCGCATTAGCAGCAGCTTCACCTCAACTTACAGCAGCCACATTGGCTAATCCTGGGTTTCACGGTTTTAGCGAAATGCTTTATGAATACACCTCATCGGCTGCCAACAACGGTAGCGGTTTTGAAGGGCTTGGCGACAACACAATTTGGTGGAATATTTCAACAGGATTTGTGTTGATTTTAGGTCGCTTCCTTCCTATCATAGGCCCTTTGGCCATCGCTGGATTACTCGCAGAAAAGAAATTTATTCCCGAAAGCAACGGTACACTTAAAACCGATACGTCCACCTTTGGATTAATGGTGTTTACAGTTATCGCCATCATTGCTGCACTAGCCTTTTTTCCTGCCTTAACTCTAGGCCCTATTGCAGAATATTTTTCAATGTTGAAATAA